The following are from one region of the Prevotella sp. HUN102 genome:
- a CDS encoding D-2-hydroxyacid dehydrogenase, with translation MKIVDLDGYAANPGDISWEEVEALGEFKLYDFSSEDEIIERAKDAEILLINKINITREIISQLPKLKYIGELATGYNNIDTVAAREKGIIVTNIPAYSTDSVAQSVFAHLLNVANRVDYYANETRRGVWSKQRSFCYWDEPLMELSGKTLGIVGLGNIGAKVAHVGHTLGMDISAFTSKSSSTLPEWVRKTTLNGLFNTSDVISLHCPLTAETNRMINDETLAEMRDGTILINTGRGALIDEDAVLRALESGHLLAYCADVMTEEPPKPDTPLLQHPHAYITPHIAWATVEARQRLMRICADNIRAFIEGNPQNVVN, from the coding sequence ATGAAAATAGTAGATTTAGACGGCTATGCAGCCAATCCCGGAGACATCTCTTGGGAAGAAGTAGAAGCACTCGGAGAGTTCAAGCTCTACGACTTCTCGTCGGAAGACGAAATCATTGAAAGAGCGAAGGATGCTGAAATTCTGCTCATCAACAAGATAAACATCACACGCGAAATCATCAGCCAACTGCCGAAACTGAAGTATATCGGCGAACTTGCCACGGGCTACAACAACATCGACACCGTGGCCGCACGCGAAAAGGGCATCATCGTTACGAATATCCCTGCTTACAGCACCGACAGCGTGGCGCAGAGCGTGTTCGCCCATCTGCTCAACGTGGCCAACCGTGTGGACTATTACGCCAACGAGACGCGCCGCGGCGTATGGAGCAAGCAGCGTTCGTTCTGCTATTGGGACGAGCCTCTGATGGAACTCTCGGGCAAGACGCTCGGAATCGTCGGACTGGGAAACATCGGAGCAAAGGTGGCACACGTGGGACATACGCTCGGAATGGACATTTCGGCATTCACAAGCAAGAGCAGCAGCACGCTGCCTGAATGGGTTAGAAAGACAACGCTCAACGGACTCTTCAACACTTCCGACGTGATTTCGCTCCACTGCCCGCTGACGGCCGAGACCAACAGGATGATCAACGACGAGACACTCGCCGAAATGCGCGACGGCACCATACTCATCAACACCGGACGCGGTGCGCTCATCGACGAGGATGCCGTGCTCCGTGCCTTGGAGTCGGGCCATCTGCTCGCCTACTGCGCCGACGTAATGACCGAAGAGCCGCCCAAGCCCGACACACCTCTGCTCCAACACCCCCACGCCTACATCACGCCGCACATTGCTTGGGCTACGGTAGAGGCCCGTCAGCGTCTGATGCGTATATGCGCCGACAACATCAGGGCATTCATCGAGGGCAATCCACAGAACGTGGTAAACTGA
- a CDS encoding trimeric intracellular cation channel family protein, whose product MIYNDPELVHTLQQVLEVLGTFAFAISGIRHAAAKHFDWFGGYVCGVAVAIGGGTIRDLILGVAPFWTTDIRYLLFTGLALILTVAFRKAMKQLDNAWFVFDTLGLAFFTIAGMQKTLELGHPFWLAIVMGCMTGVAGGVIRDVILNNVPVIFHKEIYAIASIAGGFIYWALYVLGFSLPTVAISTFLVICLTRFIAVYYHITLPILHDEEEKNDEKNC is encoded by the coding sequence ATGATATACAACGACCCGGAACTTGTGCACACGCTGCAACAGGTATTGGAAGTTTTAGGCACATTCGCCTTTGCAATCTCAGGAATAAGACACGCTGCTGCAAAGCATTTCGACTGGTTCGGAGGATACGTATGCGGCGTGGCCGTCGCAATCGGCGGCGGAACCATCCGCGATCTCATTCTCGGCGTAGCTCCTTTCTGGACAACCGACATCAGATACCTCCTCTTTACCGGCCTCGCACTCATCCTCACCGTTGCATTCCGCAAGGCAATGAAACAGCTCGACAACGCTTGGTTCGTCTTCGACACGCTCGGCCTTGCCTTCTTCACCATTGCCGGAATGCAGAAGACGCTCGAACTGGGGCATCCCTTCTGGCTGGCGATCGTTATGGGCTGTATGACCGGTGTGGCAGGAGGCGTCATCCGCGACGTAATATTAAATAATGTGCCCGTCATCTTCCACAAGGAAATCTATGCAATAGCGAGCATCGCAGGCGGATTCATCTATTGGGCACTCTACGTGCTCGGTTTCAGCCTGCCCACCGTCGCCATATCCACCTTCCTCGTAATCTGTCTAACACGCTTTATTGCAGTATATTATCACATTACCCTCCCCATTCTGCACGACGAGGAAGAAAAAAATGATGAAAAAAACTGCTGA
- a CDS encoding TonB-dependent receptor, whose translation MKKKKRGFIAIILLLLMSIQANAQEIAGNVYEAKTNAPVIGATIESADGKPLAVTDIDGDFVITGLENQTYSIVVRYIGYKTKRIDGVKAQPSGADNVVKIAMEVDDQQLQEVQVTAVARRNTEQAMIQITKNSDAIVSNISAQEISKTQDSNAGEVIRRVPGVSLIEDKFVMVRGLSQRYNNVWINGGAVPSSEADSRAFSFDIIPSSQIDNLTIVKMPSPEYPADYSGGFIIVNTKEIPSENSLSLMLGGNWNTQTAFQDFNSYKGSGTDFLGFDGGKRSLGNGISTRMNLLPNGGTDLLGNGLNNDWTTKKHTPLADLKLSLNWNRRWNVGEHRLGMIAMVNYSNEYRTYEDMQNNLFGIYDAQNDRENYLRHSVDDQYNHNVRLGAMLNLPLLTANGLNKFQFKNIVNQIGSSRYTWREGVSAQSNMEHSAEYYYRSRTTYNGQITGKHTLPNDELDWNVDYAYANRLIPDRRRYLIDDATETGQLALTTGNDMSRE comes from the coding sequence ATGAAAAAGAAAAAAAGGGGATTTATTGCCATCATCTTGCTACTGCTGATGAGCATTCAGGCAAACGCACAGGAAATTGCAGGCAACGTTTACGAGGCTAAGACAAACGCACCCGTAATCGGAGCCACCATCGAGTCGGCTGACGGAAAGCCGCTGGCAGTTACCGACATCGACGGCGATTTCGTCATCACGGGACTGGAGAATCAGACCTACTCCATCGTGGTGAGATACATAGGCTACAAGACAAAGAGAATAGACGGCGTAAAGGCGCAACCTTCAGGAGCTGACAATGTGGTGAAGATAGCTATGGAGGTGGACGACCAACAGCTTCAGGAAGTGCAGGTTACGGCAGTTGCACGGCGCAACACCGAACAGGCAATGATCCAGATAACGAAGAACAGCGACGCCATCGTGAGCAACATCTCGGCACAGGAGATAAGCAAGACGCAGGACTCCAATGCAGGCGAGGTAATCCGCCGTGTGCCGGGCGTCAGCCTCATCGAAGACAAGTTCGTTATGGTGCGCGGTCTTTCTCAGCGATATAACAATGTGTGGATCAACGGAGGAGCCGTGCCAAGCTCCGAGGCTGACTCGCGCGCTTTCTCGTTCGACATCATTCCCAGTTCGCAGATAGACAACCTCACGATTGTCAAGATGCCGTCGCCCGAATACCCTGCCGATTACAGCGGCGGATTCATCATCGTGAACACGAAGGAGATTCCTTCCGAGAACTCACTGTCGCTTATGCTCGGAGGAAACTGGAACACGCAGACTGCCTTTCAGGATTTCAATTCCTACAAAGGCTCGGGCACAGACTTCCTTGGCTTCGACGGCGGCAAACGCTCGCTCGGCAACGGCATCAGCACCCGAATGAACCTCCTCCCGAACGGCGGAACCGACCTGCTCGGAAACGGGCTGAACAACGACTGGACAACGAAGAAGCACACTCCTTTAGCCGACCTGAAGCTCTCGCTAAACTGGAACCGCCGCTGGAACGTGGGCGAACACCGGCTCGGTATGATCGCAATGGTAAATTACAGCAACGAATACCGTACCTACGAGGATATGCAGAACAATCTCTTCGGCATATACGACGCGCAGAACGACCGCGAGAACTATCTCCGGCACTCCGTAGACGACCAGTACAACCACAACGTGCGTCTCGGCGCAATGCTCAACCTGCCCCTCCTCACTGCGAACGGACTCAACAAATTCCAGTTCAAGAACATCGTAAACCAGATTGGAAGCAGCCGCTATACTTGGCGTGAGGGCGTGAGCGCACAGTCGAATATGGAGCATTCCGCCGAATACTACTACCGCAGCCGTACCACCTACAACGGCCAGATCACGGGCAAGCACACCCTGCCGAACGACGAACTCGACTGGAACGTGGACTACGCCTACGCCAACCGTCTCATCCCCGACCGACGACGCTACCTCATCGACGACGCCACCGAGACCGGGCAGCTCGCCCTGACCACAGGAAACGACATGTCACGAGAGTGA
- the glmS gene encoding methylaspartate mutase subunit S produces MEKKTIVTGVIGADAHAVGNKIIAFALEQHNYNVVNLGVMVAQEEYIAAAIETNADAILVSSMYGHGEIDCQGFRQKCDEAGLQGIPIFVGGNLVVGKQNFEDVEKRFLDMGFTKVYPPGTDIEISIKDLDKVLGKED; encoded by the coding sequence ATGGAAAAAAAGACAATCGTAACTGGTGTGATTGGTGCCGACGCACACGCCGTGGGCAACAAAATCATCGCTTTTGCACTTGAACAGCACAATTACAACGTAGTGAACCTCGGTGTGATGGTGGCACAGGAAGAATACATCGCTGCCGCCATCGAGACCAATGCCGACGCCATCCTCGTGTCGTCAATGTACGGACACGGCGAAATAGACTGTCAGGGCTTCCGCCAGAAGTGCGACGAGGCAGGCCTTCAGGGCATTCCAATCTTCGTGGGCGGCAACCTCGTGGTGGGAAAGCAGAACTTTGAGGACGTGGAGAAGCGTTTCCTCGATATGGGATTCACAAAGGTATATCCTCCCGGAACAGACATTGAAATCTCTATCAAGGACCTCGACAAAGTACTGGGAAAGGAAGACTAA
- the glmL gene encoding methylaspartate mutase accessory protein GlmL, whose amino-acid sequence MKYLTVDFGSTYTKLTAIDAEQGEVLGTASAFTTIETDVMEGFRNGLAKLEAKIGTFAYDRMLCCSSAAGGLKMVALGLVPELTAKAAKMAASSAGAKVVKTYSFEISKAEQEEIYNINPDLVLLCGGTDGGNKDVILANARRLCQIDRNFSIIAAGNKTASDELEEIFKDCGKKCVITENVMPQFNIINIEPAKKNIKELFISRIIEAKGLTKVQEMSGFDIIPTPLAVLTGCELLSKGHGRDEGIGDLMAVDLGGATTDIYSMAKGEPTIAEVVTKGLPEPYSKRTVEGDLGMRYSLTAMADEISMELFSDEIGIPQEKIEKWIETCAAAPATLPSNDEEARIEEGLARNAVKVAVERHCGYFEPAYTPMGQVFTLTGKDLSEVPYVVGIGGSIINNAHPERILNGAEKKASRDPMFAKPKAPKYMLDKKYIFASMGLLSSFEPKVALAIMKKEITAI is encoded by the coding sequence ATGAAGTACCTTACAGTAGACTTTGGCAGCACGTACACCAAACTGACAGCCATCGACGCTGAACAGGGAGAAGTGCTTGGCACAGCGTCTGCTTTCACAACCATTGAGACGGATGTGATGGAGGGATTCCGCAACGGACTTGCAAAGCTCGAGGCGAAAATCGGCACGTTTGCCTACGACCGTATGCTCTGCTGCAGCAGCGCGGCAGGCGGCCTGAAGATGGTGGCACTGGGACTCGTTCCCGAACTCACGGCAAAGGCTGCCAAGATGGCTGCGTCGAGTGCCGGTGCAAAGGTGGTAAAGACCTATTCGTTCGAGATTTCAAAGGCCGAACAGGAGGAAATCTACAACATCAATCCCGACCTCGTGCTGCTCTGCGGCGGCACGGACGGCGGCAACAAGGACGTAATCCTCGCCAATGCAAGGAGACTCTGCCAGATAGACCGCAATTTCTCCATCATAGCGGCAGGCAACAAGACTGCCTCCGACGAACTGGAGGAGATTTTCAAGGATTGTGGAAAGAAGTGTGTAATCACGGAAAACGTGATGCCGCAGTTCAACATCATCAACATTGAGCCTGCAAAGAAGAACATCAAGGAGCTATTCATCAGCCGAATCATAGAGGCCAAGGGACTCACCAAGGTGCAGGAGATGAGCGGTTTCGACATCATTCCCACGCCACTTGCCGTGCTCACGGGCTGCGAACTCCTGAGCAAGGGACACGGCAGGGACGAGGGCATAGGCGACCTGATGGCAGTAGACCTCGGTGGTGCCACTACCGACATCTACTCTATGGCGAAAGGCGAACCCACCATTGCCGAAGTGGTAACGAAGGGACTGCCCGAACCATACAGCAAGCGCACGGTGGAGGGCGACCTCGGTATGCGTTACAGCCTCACGGCGATGGCGGACGAAATCAGTATGGAGCTTTTCTCCGACGAAATAGGCATCCCACAGGAGAAAATCGAGAAATGGATAGAAACCTGTGCGGCGGCTCCGGCAACGCTTCCGAGCAACGACGAGGAGGCACGCATCGAGGAAGGACTGGCACGCAACGCCGTGAAGGTGGCAGTAGAACGCCACTGCGGCTATTTCGAGCCAGCCTACACGCCTATGGGACAGGTGTTCACGCTCACCGGAAAAGACCTCTCTGAAGTGCCCTACGTGGTGGGAATCGGTGGTTCCATCATCAACAACGCCCATCCCGAACGCATCCTGAACGGTGCCGAGAAGAAGGCTTCGCGCGATCCGATGTTTGCAAAGCCGAAAGCTCCGAAGTATATGCTCGACAAGAAGTATATCTTCGCTTCTATGGGATTGCTCAGCAGCTTCGAGCCGAAGGTGGCTCTGGCAATTATGAAGAAGGAGATTACGGCCATCTAA
- a CDS encoding methylaspartate mutase subunit E, with translation MEIKNQKLSNDEFFKERADVLTHWETGKGVDFEEAVEYQKSIAPEKRFGAKLQKAVESGDTLIQPRAGVALYDEHIKLLQFLEEEGGADLLPSTIDSYTRLNRYNECQIGIDKSFETGRSMLNGFPAVNYGVDICRKVTSAVKSPVQVRHGTPDARLLTEITIAGGFTSYEGGGISYNIPYAKNHPIDKVIRHWQYTDRLCGLYEEAGVSINREPFGPLTGTLIPPCISNTVAVIEAVLAATQGVKDLTVGYGQCGNLIQDVAAIRSLDIMTRKYLDKFGYKDARVTTVFHQWMGGFPQDEAKAFGVISWGAAAGALAKATKVIVKTPHEAMGIPTKEANAAGLRATKQVINMLKDQNFREIPAVVEESEIIMQEMECILNKVEELGKGDWAIGTCAAIEAGVIDIPFAPSKYNAGKVLPARDNQGAIRLLNMGNMPLSDDLVIFHRQKLEERAKAEGRPVSFQMVIDDVYAIGKGALVGRPKDK, from the coding sequence ATGGAAATAAAGAATCAAAAACTTTCAAACGACGAGTTCTTCAAGGAAAGAGCTGACGTATTGACCCACTGGGAAACCGGAAAGGGCGTGGACTTTGAAGAGGCAGTAGAGTATCAGAAGAGCATTGCGCCCGAAAAACGCTTCGGCGCAAAGTTGCAGAAAGCCGTTGAAAGCGGCGACACGCTCATCCAGCCCCGTGCCGGTGTGGCACTCTACGACGAGCACATCAAGCTGCTTCAGTTCCTTGAGGAGGAAGGCGGTGCCGACCTGCTGCCTTCAACCATCGACAGTTACACCCGTTTGAACCGTTATAACGAATGTCAGATTGGTATCGACAAGAGTTTCGAGACGGGACGTTCTATGCTCAATGGTTTTCCGGCTGTAAACTACGGTGTGGACATCTGCCGCAAGGTTACATCGGCTGTAAAGAGTCCGGTGCAGGTGCGCCACGGAACTCCTGATGCCCGTCTTCTCACAGAAATTACCATCGCGGGGGGCTTCACTTCCTACGAAGGCGGCGGTATCTCCTACAACATTCCTTACGCCAAGAACCATCCTATCGACAAGGTAATCCGCCACTGGCAGTACACCGACCGTCTCTGCGGTCTCTACGAAGAAGCGGGCGTGAGCATCAACCGTGAGCCGTTCGGTCCGCTTACAGGTACGCTCATTCCTCCCTGTATCTCAAACACGGTGGCCGTTATCGAGGCTGTTCTCGCCGCCACACAGGGCGTTAAGGACCTCACGGTGGGCTACGGTCAGTGCGGTAATCTCATTCAGGACGTTGCCGCTATCCGTTCCCTCGACATTATGACACGCAAGTATCTTGACAAGTTCGGCTACAAGGATGCACGCGTAACCACCGTGTTCCACCAGTGGATGGGTGGTTTTCCACAGGACGAGGCAAAGGCTTTCGGCGTTATCTCTTGGGGGGCTGCCGCAGGTGCGTTAGCAAAGGCTACGAAGGTTATCGTGAAGACTCCTCACGAAGCGATGGGTATCCCTACGAAGGAGGCCAACGCTGCCGGTCTGCGTGCCACTAAGCAGGTCATCAATATGCTGAAGGACCAGAACTTCCGCGAAATCCCTGCCGTTGTGGAGGAAAGCGAAATCATTATGCAGGAAATGGAGTGCATTCTCAACAAGGTTGAGGAACTGGGCAAGGGCGACTGGGCAATAGGTACTTGCGCTGCCATCGAAGCCGGCGTTATCGACATTCCGTTCGCTCCGAGCAAGTATAATGCAGGCAAGGTGCTCCCTGCACGCGACAATCAGGGTGCTATCCGTTTGCTCAATATGGGCAATATGCCGCTGTCCGACGACCTCGTAATCTTCCACCGCCAGAAACTCGAGGAGCGTGCCAAGGCAGAAGGCCGTCCGGTAAGTTTCCAGATGGTTATCGACGACGTTTACGCTATCGGTAAGGGTGCGCTCGTTGGCCGTCCGAAGGATAAATAA
- a CDS encoding methylaspartate ammonia-lyase has translation MKIKKVVCAPGKTGFFFDDQKAIKAGAKNDGAFYEGKPVTPGFTAVRQAGESISVMFVLENGAIAHGDCAAVQYSGAGGRDPLFLAADFIPVIEKEIAPLYEGKDITTFREMADLVDKKVDAEGKKYHTAIRYGVTQACLDAVAKSQSKLMAEVVAEEYGTEISKNIIPIFSQSGDDRYMNADKMIMKGADVLPHALFNHVETKVGLKGEKIKEYIEWLRNRIIKLRPVESYNPTIHIDVYGTLGIVFNNDFEAIAKYVGELAELAKPFHLRVEGPVDMGEREAQIDALAAIRAAMDRDGIDAEIVADEWCNTLEDIIAFTEKKAGHMAQIKTPDLGGINNTIEAVLYCKENNMGAYLGGTCNETNRSAEVCANIAMATKPVQYLAKPGMGVDEGYMIVFNEMSRILALTK, from the coding sequence ATGAAAATTAAAAAAGTAGTATGCGCACCCGGTAAGACAGGTTTCTTCTTCGACGATCAGAAGGCTATCAAGGCCGGTGCAAAGAACGATGGTGCTTTCTATGAAGGAAAGCCAGTAACACCGGGCTTCACGGCAGTTCGTCAGGCAGGTGAGTCTATCAGCGTGATGTTTGTTCTTGAGAACGGTGCCATCGCACACGGCGATTGTGCGGCAGTACAGTATTCAGGCGCAGGCGGCCGCGACCCATTGTTCCTCGCTGCTGACTTTATTCCTGTCATCGAGAAGGAAATCGCTCCTCTCTATGAGGGCAAGGACATCACGACTTTCCGCGAAATGGCAGACCTCGTTGATAAGAAGGTGGATGCCGAAGGCAAGAAATACCACACGGCTATCCGTTACGGCGTTACTCAGGCTTGTCTCGATGCAGTTGCAAAGAGCCAGTCAAAGCTGATGGCAGAGGTTGTTGCCGAAGAATACGGCACGGAGATTTCAAAGAACATCATCCCTATCTTCTCACAGTCTGGCGACGACCGTTATATGAACGCCGACAAGATGATTATGAAGGGTGCCGACGTTTTGCCTCACGCACTCTTCAACCACGTTGAGACAAAGGTGGGTCTCAAGGGCGAGAAAATCAAGGAATACATCGAATGGCTCCGCAACCGTATCATCAAGCTCCGTCCGGTGGAAAGCTACAACCCGACTATCCACATCGACGTTTACGGTACGCTCGGCATCGTGTTCAACAACGATTTCGAGGCTATCGCTAAGTACGTGGGCGAACTTGCCGAACTTGCTAAGCCGTTCCACCTGCGTGTGGAAGGTCCTGTTGATATGGGCGAGCGCGAAGCTCAGATTGACGCCTTGGCAGCAATCCGTGCAGCGATGGACCGCGACGGCATCGACGCTGAAATCGTAGCCGACGAATGGTGCAACACATTGGAAGACATCATCGCTTTCACAGAGAAGAAGGCAGGCCACATGGCACAGATCAAGACTCCGGACCTCGGTGGTATCAACAACACTATCGAAGCCGTGCTCTACTGCAAGGAGAACAATATGGGTGCTTACCTCGGCGGTACCTGCAACGAGACAAACCGTTCGGCTGAAGTATGCGCCAACATCGCAATGGCCACAAAGCCTGTTCAGTATCTCGCTAAGCCGGGTATGGGCGTTGATGAGGGCTATATGATCGTGTTCAACGAAATGAGCCGCATCTTGGCTCTCACAAAGTAA
- a CDS encoding acyclic terpene utilization AtuA family protein: MEEIRILSTTAILGYGFPMESFVEGMKRNPHVIAVDAGSSDPGPYYLGAGKSFTDRNSVKRDLEIMIPAGIEAKVPVIVGTAGGSGARPHVEFVLDIIREIAKEKALSFKMAVIQSEFEKDFIKEELRNGKVNPLAPAKPIQEKDIDDAVHIVAQIGEEPYIKALEEGADVIIAGRSYDPSVFAALPIKEGFPKGLAIHLGKILECAAICALPGSGSDCMFGYLHKDDFVLEPLSPLRKCTTFSIAGHTLYEKTNPYILPGPGGAINLHECKFEQVDDNKVRVSGSKFVPTDKYYVKLEGVRRVGYRTMSPAAVKDPIMISKIDDIIKNVRERVENNFEKYGLKDFFLDFKIYGKRGVMAMFEGAEEAHSDELLIIIEAVADTQETANTICSFARSTMLHYGYEGRYSTSGNLAFPFSPSDCKMGEVFEFNIYHLLEVDDPTSLFPIEYVNFERGEAK; encoded by the coding sequence ATGGAAGAAATAAGAATACTTTCCACTACTGCCATCCTCGGCTATGGTTTTCCGATGGAATCATTCGTAGAAGGAATGAAGCGCAATCCACACGTGATTGCAGTAGACGCCGGTTCGTCAGACCCGGGTCCCTATTATCTCGGTGCAGGCAAGTCGTTTACAGACCGTAACTCCGTAAAGCGCGACTTGGAGATTATGATTCCTGCCGGTATCGAAGCCAAAGTTCCTGTTATCGTCGGCACAGCCGGCGGCAGCGGCGCGCGTCCTCACGTAGAGTTCGTGCTCGATATCATCCGCGAAATTGCCAAGGAAAAGGCACTTTCGTTCAAGATGGCCGTTATCCAGTCTGAATTTGAGAAGGACTTCATCAAGGAAGAACTCCGCAACGGCAAGGTAAATCCACTCGCTCCGGCAAAGCCTATTCAGGAAAAGGACATCGACGATGCAGTACACATCGTGGCACAGATCGGCGAAGAACCATACATCAAGGCTTTGGAAGAAGGTGCAGACGTGATTATCGCAGGCCGCTCCTACGACCCTTCCGTGTTTGCAGCCCTCCCTATCAAGGAAGGTTTCCCGAAGGGATTGGCTATCCACTTGGGCAAGATTCTCGAGTGCGCTGCAATCTGCGCCCTCCCGGGCAGCGGCAGCGACTGTATGTTCGGCTATCTGCACAAGGACGACTTCGTTCTCGAACCATTGTCGCCGCTCCGTAAGTGCACGACCTTCTCTATCGCAGGTCATACGCTCTACGAAAAGACCAATCCATACATACTGCCCGGTCCCGGTGGTGCCATCAATCTGCACGAATGCAAGTTCGAGCAGGTAGACGACAACAAGGTGCGTGTATCAGGCAGTAAGTTCGTTCCGACAGACAAGTACTACGTTAAGCTCGAGGGCGTGCGCCGTGTAGGCTACCGTACAATGTCGCCGGCAGCCGTGAAGGACCCTATTATGATATCAAAGATTGACGATATCATCAAGAATGTCCGCGAGCGTGTGGAGAACAACTTCGAGAAATACGGCCTGAAGGACTTCTTCCTCGACTTCAAGATTTACGGAAAGCGTGGCGTTATGGCTATGTTCGAGGGTGCTGAAGAAGCACATTCAGACGAATTGCTCATCATCATCGAGGCTGTGGCAGACACACAGGAAACAGCCAACACCATTTGCAGCTTTGCCCGAAGCACTATGCTGCACTACGGCTACGAAGGCCGCTACTCTACATCAGGCAACCTCGCATTCCCATTCTCCCCGTCGGACTGCAAGATGGGCGAAGTTTTCGAGTTCAACATCTACCACCTGCTGGAGGTAGACGACCCGACAAGTCTCTTCCCGATAGAGTACGTAAACTTCGAGAGAGGCGAAGCAAAGTAA
- a CDS encoding DUF4387 domain-containing protein: protein MAKYNLVDVASVIRSKNSGPYELTFDVIFKDFDMYYKVKDAKIFNEKMFCALYHIKEEDIINIVHFDPAKAIKITIVRPIPSGSLGETDVYGAQQHVPLMKSSFEL from the coding sequence ATGGCAAAATATAATTTGGTAGACGTGGCTTCAGTAATTCGCAGCAAGAATTCAGGACCCTACGAACTCACATTCGACGTCATTTTCAAGGACTTCGATATGTACTATAAGGTGAAGGATGCAAAGATATTCAACGAAAAGATGTTCTGCGCACTCTATCACATCAAGGAAGAAGACATCATCAACATTGTACACTTCGACCCTGCAAAGGCCATCAAGATTACAATCGTCCGTCCTATTCCTTCAGGCTCGCTGGGCGAAACCGACGTTTACGGTGCACAGCAGCACGTTCCGCTGATGAAGAGTTCATTTGAATTGTAA
- a CDS encoding fumarate hydratase produces the protein MREIQASKITELVEKLCIEACYVLSDDIYSALNTRRKTEKSPLAKEIIGTIVQNADIARNEHCPMCQDTGMTVVFIRWGQDVHITGGFIEDAVNQGVRQGYSKGYLRKSVVKDPLDRVNTTDNTPAIIHYEMVPGDEFHITVSPKGFGSENKSGLKMLTPSAGIPGIKKFVIDTIFHAGGNPCPPIIVGIGIGGTMERAAYLSKKALLRPVGSVSDNPQVAQLEKELFEEINKLGIGPCGFGGSTTALAVNILVNATHIAGLPVSVNIGCHATRHSEGEL, from the coding sequence ATGAGAGAAATACAAGCAAGCAAGATAACAGAGTTGGTAGAAAAACTCTGCATAGAAGCGTGCTACGTGCTGTCCGACGACATCTATTCAGCACTCAACACACGCCGGAAAACAGAAAAGTCGCCATTGGCAAAGGAAATCATCGGCACCATCGTGCAGAACGCAGACATTGCCCGCAACGAACATTGCCCAATGTGTCAGGACACAGGTATGACCGTTGTTTTCATCCGGTGGGGACAGGACGTACACATCACGGGCGGATTCATCGAAGACGCCGTTAATCAAGGCGTTCGCCAAGGTTACAGCAAGGGCTATCTGCGCAAATCGGTAGTGAAAGACCCACTCGACCGTGTGAACACAACCGACAACACACCTGCCATCATCCACTACGAAATGGTACCGGGCGACGAATTTCATATCACCGTTTCGCCCAAAGGCTTCGGCTCTGAAAACAAGAGCGGCCTCAAGATGCTCACACCGAGTGCCGGCATCCCGGGCATAAAGAAATTCGTCATCGACACCATCTTCCACGCAGGCGGCAATCCCTGTCCTCCAATCATCGTCGGCATCGGCATCGGCGGCACGATGGAGCGAGCTGCCTACCTCAGCAAGAAAGCCCTCCTCCGCCCTGTCGGCAGCGTGAGCGACAACCCACAGGTGGCTCAGCTGGAGAAAGAACTCTTCGAGGAAATCAACAAGCTCGGCATCGGTCCTTGTGGATTCGGTGGCAGCACCACGGCACTCGCCGTAAACATTCTCGTAAACGCCACCCACATTGCCGGTCTTCCTGTATCGGTAAACATTGGCTGCCACGCTACGAGACACTCCGAAGGCGAACTCTAA